In Atopobium sp. oral taxon 416, the genomic stretch TACGCGGCGCCAAGTCGCGCCGCGAGCTCAGGGAGTGGGTCCTTTCCGACGGGGGCTACGACGTGCGGGGGGACGGCGAGTTCAAGATGAAGTCGCGCCAGGACGTGAAACTCGTCAAGGTCCCAAGGGAGGACTCGCACGACGGCAAGGCCCACGAGGTCGAGGTCCCGGTCCTCGTGGTGGCGTTTTGGTCGCGCAAGTACGCCGAGCGCGCCCGCCATGAGAGGGAAAAAGTGCTCCAGAAATCCGAGCAGCTTGTCAAATCCCCCGGCAAATACACCAAGGCCACCCACCTCGACGCCGCCAAGTACGTGCGCAACGTCGAGTTCGACGCCGACACGGGAGAGGTGATCGACAATCCCAAGAAGCCCGAGCTTGACCTGAAGGCGATAGACGAGGACGCGGCATGCGACGGCTACTACTGCATCGTCACCTCCGAGACCTCCTGGGAGCCCGCTCACGTCATCGACACCTACCGGGAGCTTTGGAGGATCGAGGAGTCGTTCAAGGTCACGAAGTCGCACCTGAGGGCGCGTCTTGTGTTCGTGTGGACGAGGGAGCACATCCACCCACTTCCTCACCTGCTACATAGCGCTTACCATCGAGCGCGTCATCGAGCACGCGCTCGGGCACAGGCACTCGGCGGGGGAAATCCTGGGCGCCCTCCGCGCGCAGGAATGCGTGCACGCGGAGGGCGAGTGGTGGCTCCTGAGCCACCGCACGGACCTCACCGACGAGCTCTTCTCCCTGATAGGGGAAGAGGCCCCGCGCAAGTGGATGACCATGTCCTCGCTCAAGGCCTTGTTCAGAAAGGGCAAGGAAGTTCGCTGGAAGCCCGCGTAACACTACAGAAAATATACAAGGAAAAAAAGGCTGTTTTACCAGTTCAGAATAGGTAAAACAGCCTTTTTAACTGCAAAAGTCAGGTTCTCTGTCTTTCTGGGCATCTGCCCACAGCTTTTAGGATTGAACCAGAAAAAGAGTTACATGTGATATTGAATCACTTGTAGCTTTCTTGTTCTACTTCGCTCCTTATTTCAGATCGTCTTTTGTGATTATCTCTTGTGGAATCAAAGCGCAATCTTCGAGGACCTCACGTACATAGTTGCTTTCCTTCTTGTTAAGTGCTGAGCACAACAAGGTGGGGTCAACCTCTTCAATGTTAATCTGTTTAGTCCGCTCGTTATCTTCCGGCTTAGGGAAACGCTCTATAGCCTTATCTACCATCAGTGTATAGGCCGACGCAAAGGGCTTCACCTTATACGAGTCGCCCAAGACGTCCTGGAGACGGGCCATAAGGTTGACGCCTGCTCGGTCAATATCGCCCCAATAAAGTAGATCAATCTTTTCGGCTCCAAGCGTATCAAGCAGCAACTGTAGTCGGTTGTGTTCCAATACCGGTGAGCCACCACCCAGAACAACTGCATGGATGTGTTCGCCCAAGATGGTCGTCTTACCTTCCTCGTACATCAGATCGCGCACGTCGAGGTAAGGATCCAGGTTTTCGGTCACGAGCACTCGCATGTGCTTGCGACGTCTCGGTGCATGATAGATTAGATCGGTCTTCGGAAGTGGCCTATGTTGGATTAGGTCTTCCATCCCTAATGCTCGAAGAAGGCGGAATCCGTCAGAATTGTATTCAAAGAATTTCTCGTCCCCATCAAGCTTATATGCTAACTGTCTGCGGCTGAGATGGCTTGGAATCTCCCCTGCTTTAAGAGTGGCATCAATCGCCATAATTTCCTTTTCAAATAAGGTGTAAGCCTTTGGATGGGCTAAGAGCCACCCATTCATCCAGAAGCGTTTATCGAGCTGGATAATCTTTTCGCGAATCTCATCTTCTGTCTCCCCACCACGACGAACGCGAGGAATTTTTCGCAAATCACGCGGTTCAGGCAGCGGCGGTAAATCCTGTTTTATTTCCGGTGATTTCTTCTCAGATACTTTAGGCGCCTTCTGAGCGTTTCTTGTCGTGATAATTCGTTGAGTAGCCCATTTGTGCTGCTGCGTATGAGAAGATTTAGTCTTAGTTTCATGCTCTTTTACAGATGCCTCTGATTTCTGGTGCTCAATCACGTGATGCACGCGTTTGGGGCCTTCATGCACCAGTGGAGTCTTCACCTTCTCTGCAGAAACTGCGAGAGTATTGTCTTTCATCTTTCCTTGCGCATTTTGAGGAGCATCAGACTTTTTATCTTTTTCCGATGCATCTGCAGCATTCTGTGTCGACTTCGAAGGATCTGCCTTGTCAGTTTTCTCAGTCTCAGGATGGGCTTCAATCTTCTTTTGAGGCTTCGCATCCTGAGAGATAGCTTTCTGTGGAATCTTTGGTTTGTCAGTCGTCTTCGACTTGCTATCCTTTGATTTCTTAGGATCTTTCTGAACATCCTCTGACATATCTTTCAGAGCATAAGAACTGTTTGATGTCTTTTTTAATGCGATGTTGATCACACATGATTTGAGCTCAGGTACATTGGCTTCATACTTATCAAGGATTTCTTCAAGCTCTTTCTTAGAGATCGTCTGTCCAGCGAGTCGAACTAGAGCGCTTGCAAGACCTGGTGCCGCACTGCGCTTCGCGGGTGGAAAATGCGATGTCAAGGCATCGCGTAGCCAAACGATGTGTTGTCGTTCCGCCTCGTTGAGCTTGTGTGCCATAGTATCCAATCCTTTCTGTTGCCTATACCAAAATAGGCTTTTACTGTTTCACCTGCATAAGTGCCTAAAGGTTCATTTGCGTTTCAGATAGTTTGTTATCTGTGTTTTCCGTCTCAGTGAAGTGGTCGAACCTGTGAGACAGGGAAAGCCTGATCCCTTCTGTGAATCCCTTCCTGTCCGAACAGCACCATTGTAGGGCTATGCAGCCTCGCAGACGATACTCCTGTACCATTTGTACCGGCGTGCCGCAGCTAAACCCATGGTGGATCCGCTCTTCGTTGTACCACGTAACAAGCTTCTCGATGGTTACCCTTAAGCTCTGCAGGTGTGCTGTACTCCTCCTGCCACAGGCATTTACCCTTGAGCGTCTTGAGCTATCTTTTCATGAGGGCGTTGTCCCTCCATTTGACCCTTTCTGTTCAGGCTCTGCTCTACAAGCGCTTCCCTTCCCAAAGTTCATGGTGGAAGAGCAACCCGTGCTTTGTGTGATGCCCTTCTAATTGTCAAGTCGGAATTTCGCCTTGAGGGTGGTAACGT encodes the following:
- a CDS encoding IS1634 family transposase, which encodes MFLKKTKRPNGRITLSAVQGYRDPKTGRPKQRSVETFGYVDELEKEFKDPLAHFAEVVKAMDEERLAAEGPQAITIHPLQKVDKRAANRKCVGDAVPMAYYDALGIEGSIRSNMRGRKVAFDVNSLLRLLVSERLLSPGSKHAAWQRADRHLLKADLGEADVYRGLGELSRMKGAIVSKMNASIAAAGIRDLSNSYYDCTNYFFESDGDDLRRRGAGKEHRPLPIVQMGLMQDGNGVPVDFNLFLGNTHDDATLIDALPEAKRAAGMGRVVTVADKDMNCARNIIATVARGDGFVFSQSIRGAKSRRELREWVLSDGGYDVRGDGEFKMKSRQDVKLVKVPREDSHDGKAHEVEVPVLVVAFWSRKYAERARHEREKVLQKSEQLVKSPGKYTKATHLDAAKYVRNVEFDADTGEVIDNPKKPELDLKAIDEDAACDGYYCIVTSETSWEPAHVIDTYRELWRIEESFKVTKSHLRARLVFVWTREHIHPLPHLLHSAYHRARHRARARAQALGGGNPGRPPRAGMRARGGRVVAPEPPHGPHRRALLPDRGRGPAQVDDHVLAQGLVQKGQGSSLEARVTLQKIYKEKKAVLPVQNR
- a CDS encoding Wadjet anti-phage system protein JetD domain-containing protein, translated to MAHKLNEAERQHIVWLRDALTSHFPPAKRSAAPGLASALVRLAGQTISKKELEEILDKYEANVPELKSCVINIALKKTSNSSYALKDMSEDVQKDPKKSKDSKSKTTDKPKIPQKAISQDAKPQKKIEAHPETEKTDKADPSKSTQNAADASEKDKKSDAPQNAQGKMKDNTLAVSAEKVKTPLVHEGPKRVHHVIEHQKSEASVKEHETKTKSSHTQQHKWATQRIITTRNAQKAPKVSEKKSPEIKQDLPPLPEPRDLRKIPRVRRGGETEDEIREKIIQLDKRFWMNGWLLAHPKAYTLFEKEIMAIDATLKAGEIPSHLSRRQLAYKLDGDEKFFEYNSDGFRLLRALGMEDLIQHRPLPKTDLIYHAPRRRKHMRVLVTENLDPYLDVRDLMYEEGKTTILGEHIHAVVLGGGSPVLEHNRLQLLLDTLGAEKIDLLYWGDIDRAGVNLMARLQDVLGDSYKVKPFASAYTLMVDKAIERFPKPEDNERTKQINIEEVDPTLLCSALNKKESNYVREVLEDCALIPQEIITKDDLK